Part of the Bacteroidota bacterium genome is shown below.
GGCTTTCTTATTATTCAGTGCAAATGTATAATATCAATTTTATTATTATACTATAAAATGATAATTACAATATTTTCCATTGCTTTTGTTTTTTATAATTAAATTTGTCGACCTAAACGATAATAAAAATGGAAGAAAAGAAAAGCTTTAGAGTTCATAGTTTTATACTATTTTTAGTAGCAGCTATAGCGGGTGTTTATCTTGCATATATACAGTTGAACGGATCACAAGATATTTATGCCAAGTTAATTTCACTTTTTATTTTTTTAACGGCAATGTATTTAGCCACGAAAAATTGGGTAAAAGATAACCCGGATAAGAACAAGAAAAACTGGTCTGATTCAGATCAAGTCTGATATTAGAAAAAATAGAAGCTATTCCAAACTATTACATATGTTTAATAAAGGAGATAAAGTTACTTTCATAGATGATTCTATAAACGGAGAAGTATTGTCTGTTTCCGGATCGGAAATAGTTATAGAAACAGAAGATGGCTTCGAAATGAAATGTACATCAGAAGAAATCATAAAAAGAGGAGGGTTTGATGATGCTATGTCTTCATATATCGATAATCGTACTTTTGATAGGATTATGAAAGAGAATTCTATGGACAAAAGGCGTGCTTCTGTAAAAAGACCGTCACGAAAAGATGATTATCTGATAGAAGTGGATTTACATATAGAGCGTATACTTAAAAATTATAAACATATGGATTCGAGTGATATTTTAGAATATCAATTGAACCGGGCCAAGTATAAACTCGAAGAAAGTATGCGTAGCGCTAAAAAAGGACTTGTGTTTATTCACGGTCATGGAGATGGTGTATTGAAAGCAGAGTTGTATTCATTATTGAAACGATACAATGTTCAGTATTATGACGGAGACTATGCAAAATACGCTGGAGGAGCTACTGAAGTAGTATTCAAATAATAATTATAATAATAAATAGTGGCTGAAATTTGGTAGGCTGCTAAATTAAGTGAAGATGAAACAAGAAAATTACAAAATGGTCGCCAAAACACTTTTTGGTTTGGAGGAAGTGTTGGAAAAAGAGTTAATGCTTTTGGGAGCACGTAATGTGAAAGCTTTTAACCGTGGTGTTTCTTTCGAAGGAGATAAAGGCTTTATGTACAAAGCAAATTTATGGTTGCGAACAGCACTGCGAATATTAAAACCAATCAGGACTTTTAAAGTTAATAACGAAGAAAGGCTATATAAAGCTATTTTCGGAATTGCCTGGGAAGAAATATTTGATGCTGATAGTACTTTCGCTATTGATTCAACGGTTAACTCCGATTATTTTACCCATTCGCAATATGTTGCCTTAAAGTCGAAGGATGCAATTGTTGACCGTTTTAGGAAGTACGCCGGTAAACGTCCTAATGTTG
Proteins encoded:
- a CDS encoding DNA mismatch repair protein MutS, which encodes MFNKGDKVTFIDDSINGEVLSVSGSEIVIETEDGFEMKCTSEEIIKRGGFDDAMSSYIDNRTFDRIMKENSMDKRRASVKRPSRKDDYLIEVDLHIERILKNYKHMDSSDILEYQLNRAKYKLEESMRSAKKGLVFIHGHGDGVLKAELYSLLKRYNVQYYDGDYAKYAGGATEVVFK